The nucleotide window CCGCGGCGTGGTCGGCGAACGCGTTGAGCAGCGCGATCTCCTCGGCCTGGAACGACCGCTGCGACCGGTCCGCGGCGAACAGCGCCCCGACGGCCTCGCCGCGGATCACCAGCGGCACGCCGAGCAGCGCGACCAGTTCTTCGGTGACGACCAGGCGGTCGAAGTCCGGGTCGTGCCGGATGCGCGTCGAGGTGGCGTAGTCGCGCACCCAGTGCGGGCTCTTCGACGCCAGCACCTTGCCCCCGAGCCCGACCGTGGCCGGGATGGTCGCGGCGAGGAACTCCGCGGAGATCGTGCCCTCCGACGCGCGGGCCGACAGCCTGCCGTCCGCGCCGACCAGCGAGAGGTAGGTGAAGTCCGTGCCGATCAGGTCGTGGGCGTGGTGGACGATCGACTGCAGGACGTCGTCGAGCTCGCCGAGCGCGGTGAGGGACTTGACGGTCGCGTACAACGACGCCAGCTCGCGCTGCCGGCGCGGTTCCGCCGCACTGGTCACGGGACGCCCTCCTTGGCGTGGGGTGGGCGAAAGACCCACCGCTGCGGCGGGAGGAGTGGGTGGTCCACACCTCAGCCGGCAGCGTAACCGCGCCCTAACATCTCCGCCATCACCAGCCGGCGCTCCTCGACGAAGGCGGCACGCATGGCCATTCCGCTCACCCAACCCGACGGGCAGTCCGGCACCGGGGTGCCCGCCCCGCCGCGGCGGGGTTTCCGCAAGCTGCTCGCGGCCGGGCTGATCGGCAGCTCGATCGAGTGGTACGACTTCTTCCTCTACGGCACCGCGGCCGCGCTGGTGTTCCCCAAGGTGTTCTTCCCGCACGCCTCGGCGCTGACCGGCACCCTGCTGGCGTTCAGCACGTTCTGGGCCGGGTTCGTGGCGCGCCCGATCGGCGGCGTGCTCGCCGGGCACCTCGGCGACAAGTACGGGCGCAAGCCGGTGGTCGTGGCCTGCCTGGCGCTGATGGGGGCGGCGACGTTCCTGATCGGCTGCCTGCCGGGCGCGGCGAGCGTCGGCGCACTGGCCCCGACGCTGCTGGTCGTGCTGCGGTTCGTCCAGGGCCTCGCGGCCGGCGGGCAGTGGGGCGGCATCGTGCTGCTGCTGACCGAATCCGCCAGTCCCAAGCGGCGCGGCTTCGCCGGCACCTTCGGGCAGACCAGCGTCCCGGTGGCCGTGATCCTGTCCAACCTGATCTTCGTCGCGGCCAGCGGCGTGCTGCCGGACGCGGACTTCCTCAGCTGGGGCTGGCGCATCCCGTTCCTGCTCAGCGTCGTGATGTTCGGCGTGGTGCTCTACATCCAGGCCAAGGTCGAGGACACGCCGGAGTTCCGGCAGCTGCAGGAAACCGTGGCGGACAAGGAAGGCCCGGTCGTCCGGGCACCGCTCGCCCAGGTGCTGCGCAGCAAGTGGCGCACCATCCTGCTCGGCTGCGGGCTGCTGTCGGCGACCAACAGCCTCTTCTACGTCAGCATTTCCGGGCTGCTCAGCTACGGCACCGGCACGCTCAAGCTCCAGCGCGACTCGCTGCTCGCCGTGGTGCTGCTCAGTTCCGCGGCGATGCTCGCGACGATCCCGTGGTCCGGGTACCTCTCGGACAAGGTGGGCCGCCGCCCGCTGATCCTGGTCGGCGGGCTCGGCGTCGCCGTCTGGGCCTTCCCGTACTTCGGGCTGGTCGGCACCGCGTCGCTGCCGCTGATCTTCGTCGCGGTGACGGTGGGGTTCGTGTTCCAGTGCCTCACCTACGGCCCGATCGCGAGCTTCCTCGGCGAGCTGTTCGCGCCCAGCGTCCGCTACTCGGGTGCGTCACTGGCCTACCAGCTGTCCGCGATCGTCGTCAGCGGCGGGACGCCGTTCCTGATGACGGCGCTGATCGCGGAGGCCGGGAGCACGTGGCCGGTCGCCGTCTACATCACGCTGATGGGGCTGATCACCTTCGCCAGTGCGTGGTTCCTGCCGGAGACGAACCCCGCCGAAGTCCGGGCCGATCCGCACGCCGTCCCGGGCGCGCACCTGCACAAGGCGGCCGCGCGATGAGGGCGACCGTGGTGGCGGCCGCCGTGGTGCTGGCGGCGAGTGTGCCCGCGACGGCGTCCGCCGCGACGCCGGAGTGCACCGGGCTGGCCGGGGTGCGGATCCCGGCGTCGGTGATCAGCCTGCCGACTTCGGGCGGGCTCGTCACGGCGGCGTCCGTGACCGGTGAGTCCTGCCGGGTCGACGCCGACCTGTACCCCGTCGACCCGGCCGCACCGGCCATCAAGCTGCGCGTCGCCCTGCCCCGCGTGTGGAACCACAAGGCGCTGATGTTCGGCGGCGGCGGGTACAACGGCACGATCCCCGACGTGGCGGCGAACGTGCCCTTCGGCCCCGCCGACCGCCCGGCGCCGCTGGCCCGGGGGTACGCGACCTTCGCGAGCGACTCCGGCCACCAGCAGAACCCGGCGTCCCCGCCGTCCCTGGACGGCTCGTTCGGCACGAACGACGAGGCACTGGTCAACTTCGCCGCGGGGGATGCGCTCAAGAAGACGCGGGACGCGAGCCTGTTCCTCATCCGGCGGGCGTACGGGGCAACGCCGGCCGAAGTGTTCTTCGCCGGCGGGTCGACCGGGGGCCGCGAGGCGCTCGTCGTCGCCCAGCGCTGGCCGGCCGCGTTCGACGGCGTGATCTCCGCCTATCCGGCGTGGAACAACCTCGCCGAGATCCTGGACCTGGGTTACCTGGCGCAGGTGCTGTCGCGCCCGGGCGCGTTCCCCGGCCCGGCGAAGCAGACGCTCGTCTACGACAGCGTCATCCGGGCGTGTGACGGCCGCGACGGCGTCACCGACGGCGTCGTCTCGAACCCGGGCTGCCGGTTCGACCCCCGCGTGCTGCGCTGCCCGGGTGGGGCCGACACCGGCCCGTCGTGCCTGTCGGACGCCCAGATCGGGGCGGTGACGGCGATGTCGTCGCCGTTCCGGTGGCCGTACCGGATCGCCAGCGGCGAAACGCAGTACCCGGGCTTCCCGTTCCTCTCGGGGGCGGACATGCGGACGCCGTTCCTCGGCTTCGGCACCACCGCGCCGGCCGCCCCGATGCCGGTGACCAGCGGCTACGGGATGCAGTACTGGGACCAGTGGGTCAAGTACTTCCTGACCCGCGACCCGGGCCGCAACGGCCTGGACATCGACCCCCGGCGGCCCGGCGAGTGGCTCGGCCGGATCAGCGCGCTGTCGCTGGTCGAGGACCGCAACAACGCCGACCTGCGCCCGTTCGCCCGCGCCGGCGGCAAGCTGATCCTGCTGCACGGCGCCGCGGACGAGCTGGTCTCGCCGTACTCGACGAGCGACTACTACTCGCGGGTGCGCTCGGTGGCGGGTCCTTCGCTGACCGACGCCTTCCTGCGCTACTACGTCGTTCCCGGTGCCAACCACGCCAGCTTCGGGACCCCGGCGTTCGCGGCGGGCTGGGACTCGCTCTCGGCGCTCGAGCGGTGGGTGGACACCGGCCGCGCGCCGGCGGACCAGGTCGTCACCGACCTTGCCCACCAGCGCACCCGGCCACTGTGCGCCTACCCGGGCTGGCCCCGGTACCGCGGGGGCGATCCGGCCGCCGCCGCGAGTTTCGCGTGCGTCCGCTGACCCGCGGCCCGGCGCGGCTCAGCCGATGGCCACGGTGAAGATGTGCATCGCCGCCGTGCCCATGTTCGCGCCGTCGCTGATGTCGGGCAGGGTCAGGTACTGCACCGTCTTGCCCGGCTGCAGCGGGATCGGGGCGTAGTACAGGCTCACCCGCTGGTCCAGCCGCCCGTTGCTGTTGTTGAGGTAGGGCAGCGTGGTGAGGATGTCGCCGCCGGTGGCCGCGTTGGACCACCAGTCCGCGAAACTCACCGAGTGGGACTCGGTGGTTCCGTCGGTGTAGGTCACCGTCGCCGTTCCGCTCGGGCTGCCGTAGTCGCCGGCGCCGATCAGGCCCAGCGTCGTCCCGGAGCCCGAGAGCGCGATCGTCTGCCCGCCTGCCGAGCTGCCGGCGACCACGTTGTCCGGTTCCCCCGGCCGGACGTCGGGCCAGGTGAACGTCAGCCCGTTGTGGGTGAACGTGGCCCCCGGGGTCAGGCTGGGTGCCGCCGCGGCCAGTGCCTGCGCGGAGAAGCTCGCGTTGCCGCCGTCGAAGTTGCCGGCGCCCGGCGTGGCGTCGTCGCTGATGCCCACGTTGTTGCGGGCCGCGGCCAGCGACGGGTACGGCGGGTGCGGCAGCAGCACCGTGGTCGCGTCCACCGCGGTGCCCCGCCCGTTGGCCGAGGTGAACGTGGCCTGCGCCGAGACGTCGAACTTGCCGGGCTGCGCCGAGGCCGGCACGCCGATCTCCCAGGTGGTGCCGACGGTCTGCCCGGCGGGCACGGTGGCGAAGGTCGACGGCGAGGTGGCCTTCGCGGTCCACCCCGTGGGCACGGCGAGCGTCAACGCCACGTCCCGCAACGGCCGGGCACCGGCCGGGTTCGGCAGCGTGGTGGTGGCGGTGTACGTCGTCCCCGCCTTCACCTGCGCCGGTGCGCTGAGCGTGAACGGCTGCTCGACCACCACCGGCGTGCTGCCGGTGACACCGTCGACCGTGACGCTGATGGTCGCGACGCCGGGCGCCACCATGGTCACCTGGCCGGTCCGGCTCACCTGCGCCACCCGCGGATCGCTGCTGCGGTAACCGATCCGGGCCCGCGAGAGGTCGACGAACGACTGGTCGTCGTGCACCGCCTCGACGATGTGATCGGCCGGCGTGTGCTGCGCGGCCTGGGACGTGACGTCGGCGATCCACGGGTTCTTCGCCGTCAGGTCGAGCCGCTGCCCCGGGGGGAACACGACCTGGCCGGGCTGCACGGTGACGTACTTCGTCTTCGGCTGGAGCGCCCCGGTGACGGCCACCGTCGCGGTGCCGGCGAGGTGGCCGGAGTCGGCGCCCACGCCGAACCGGTACGCGCCCGGGTACACCACTTCGCGGCGCTTCGCCTCGTCCCAGAAGGACAGGTCGGCGATCCGCACCGGGAAGGCCACGTGCTGGGTCTGGCCCGGCGCCAGCACCTTCGTCTTCTCGAAGCCGGCCAGGCGCTGTCGCGGCAGTTCCACGCCGGGCACGCCGAACGCGGTGGCCGCGTACAGCTGCGCGACGGCGGCGCCGGGCGTCGTGCCGGTGTTCGTCACGTCCACGTGCACCGTCACCCGGCCGTTCGCGTCGACGGCCCTGGTGTCCGCGTGCACCCGGGAGAAGGCGAACTTCGTGTAGGAGAGGCCGTGGCCGAAGGGGTACGCCGGCGTGCCGGTGAAGTACTGGTACGTGCGGCCGAGGCCGCCGGTCTGCGACGGCGTCAGCCCGTAGTTCTTCATGTCGGGCAGCTGCGAGTCGTCGGCGTACCAGGTGAAGTTCAGGTGCCCGCTGGGGTTCTGCCTGCCGAACAGGACGTCGGCCAGTGCGGTGCCCTGGCTTTCGCCGTTGTACGCGCTGAACACGATGCCCGGGATGCCTGCGGCGTGGCCGAGCGAGACGGCGCCCGCGGACTGGACGGCCAGTGCGGTCCGCGGGTTGCCGGCCGCCTTGACCAGGTCGAGCAGCGAGTCGTAGTTGCCCGGCATGGCGATGGTGGTGCGGTCCCGGCCCTCGGTGGCCACGTTCCCGTCGGTTCCGGCGAAGACCACGACCAGGTCGGCCGTCTTCAGCGCGGCCAGGGTGTCCGCCGAGCAGCTCGCCGCCGTGGTCGTGCCGGTGGACGTGCCGCACGCGTCGAACGTGACCGTGGCGTCCGGGCGGGCGGCCTTGACCGCGGTGGTGATGCCCTGCACCGCGTTGACCTGCAGCGCGGGCTCGCCGGAGTAGCCGCCGAGGGTGACCTTGTTCGCGAGATCGCCGACGACGACCACGCTGCCGAGCTTCGCCGGGTCGGCGGGCAGCAGCGGCGCCTTGGTGCCGGCGACCGGGTCGTTCTTCAGCAGCACCAGCGAGTTCGCGGCGACCTTCGCGGCCAGCGCCTGGTGCTCGGCGCTCTGGATCACGTCCTTGGTGATCTTCGTGTAGGCCACCCGGTCCGGCGGGTCGAACTCGCCGGTCTGCATGCGGATGGTGAACACGTGCACCAGCGCGGTGTCGAGCACGCCTTCGGACAGCACCCCGGCCTTGATGGCCTCCTGGATGTTGGCGACGGTGGCTTCCGAGCCGGTGCAGTTGAGCTGGGTACCCGCCCGCAGCGCGTACGCCTGGCCGCCCGCGGCCCCGGAAACCTTCTGGCCGGTGGCGGTGTTCGTCCACTGCGTGGCCGCCCCGGCGGTGGTGGTGGTCCAGCCCGGCGGCGCCCAGTTGTGGCTGCCCGGCGCGAAGACGTCGCCGACCGCGCCGCAGTCGGAGGTGATGTAGCCGTCGAAGCCGTAGGTGCGCTGCGCGATGGCGTTCGCGGTGTAGGTGTCGGCCGGGGCCGGCGTGCCGTTGATGGCGTTGTACGCCGTCATCAGGCCGGCGACGTGCGCGTCCTGGACGAGGTGCCGGAACTGCCGGGTGTAGTAGTCGCGGATGTTGGTCTCGGTGGTGTCCGAGGAGTCCGCGTGCCGGTCGTTCTCGACGTCGTTGAGCGCGTAGTGCTTGGCGGTGGCGGCGACCTTGAGGTACGGCGTCTGCGGCTTCCCGGACGGCGACTGCCCCTGGTAGCCGTTGACGAACGCGCCGGCCATCTTCGCGACCAGGTACGGGTCTTCGCCGAAACCTTCGTCGGTCCGGCCCCACCGCGGGTCGCGGTCGAGGTTCACCGTGGGCGCCCAGTAGGTCAGCGAGCCGTAGTTGTTCTTGTCCGGGCCGATGTTGTTCTGCGCGACGCCCCACAGGGACTTGTCGAGCATGCCGCGGGCCTCGTCGGAGATCGCCGTGGTCTCCTGGTGGATCAGCGCCGGGTCCCACGACATCGTGCTCGCCAGGTTGGTCGGGAAGCTGGTGGCGTGCACGCCGCCGGTCGCCGTGCCGTCGTCGGTGTTCGCGCCGAGGGTGTTGAGGCCGTGCTGGCCTTCGCTCCAGTAGGTGTACTGCTGCACGCCAAGGCGCGGAATGGCCGGCGCGCTGTTGGTGCGCAGCTGCAGCACTTTCTCGGGCAGCGTCATCCGGGCGACGAGATCGGCGGCCCGTTCGGCGAAGCTGTAGTGCATGTCGCGGTAGACGGGCACCGCGGCCGCCGGGGCGGGCGCGGCCGAAGCGGCCGGGACGAGCGTGGCCGCGGTGATCGTCACGGCGAGCAGCGGCGCGGCGGTGCGCCGCACCCGCCGCCGTCCGGGAAAGCGCAGGGACATCGGATCTCCGTCGCGGAAGGTCGGATGGGCCGGGCGCTCCGGTGCGTCACCGGCCGGTTCGTGACCATCGTTCGCAGGGAAGCGGTGTCTGGCAAGCAATTCACGGCCGGGGCGGCGTCGTCGCTGGCCCGGGCCGTGCGGTGGCTGAAAATTTCACGGCCGCCGGCCCGGTCTGTCCTGAGGCGGTTCGTTCGAGTCAGAAGCGCCAAACCAGCCAATGGCCGAGGAGCACCGTGAGCTTCTCGAAGGACTCCCAGTGCGGACCTTGGCCGATGCCCAGAGCGACCACGACGGCCATCGCCAGCCGGCGCAGACTGGTGAACAGGTCACCGAAGATCGCC belongs to Amycolatopsis tolypomycina and includes:
- a CDS encoding MFS transporter gives rise to the protein MAIPLTQPDGQSGTGVPAPPRRGFRKLLAAGLIGSSIEWYDFFLYGTAAALVFPKVFFPHASALTGTLLAFSTFWAGFVARPIGGVLAGHLGDKYGRKPVVVACLALMGAATFLIGCLPGAASVGALAPTLLVVLRFVQGLAAGGQWGGIVLLLTESASPKRRGFAGTFGQTSVPVAVILSNLIFVAASGVLPDADFLSWGWRIPFLLSVVMFGVVLYIQAKVEDTPEFRQLQETVADKEGPVVRAPLAQVLRSKWRTILLGCGLLSATNSLFYVSISGLLSYGTGTLKLQRDSLLAVVLLSSAAMLATIPWSGYLSDKVGRRPLILVGGLGVAVWAFPYFGLVGTASLPLIFVAVTVGFVFQCLTYGPIASFLGELFAPSVRYSGASLAYQLSAIVVSGGTPFLMTALIAEAGSTWPVAVYITLMGLITFASAWFLPETNPAEVRADPHAVPGAHLHKAAAR
- a CDS encoding glycoside hydrolase family 3 C-terminal domain-containing protein, producing the protein MSLRFPGRRRVRRTAAPLLAVTITAATLVPAASAAPAPAAAVPVYRDMHYSFAERAADLVARMTLPEKVLQLRTNSAPAIPRLGVQQYTYWSEGQHGLNTLGANTDDGTATGGVHATSFPTNLASTMSWDPALIHQETTAISDEARGMLDKSLWGVAQNNIGPDKNNYGSLTYWAPTVNLDRDPRWGRTDEGFGEDPYLVAKMAGAFVNGYQGQSPSGKPQTPYLKVAATAKHYALNDVENDRHADSSDTTETNIRDYYTRQFRHLVQDAHVAGLMTAYNAINGTPAPADTYTANAIAQRTYGFDGYITSDCGAVGDVFAPGSHNWAPPGWTTTTAGAATQWTNTATGQKVSGAAGGQAYALRAGTQLNCTGSEATVANIQEAIKAGVLSEGVLDTALVHVFTIRMQTGEFDPPDRVAYTKITKDVIQSAEHQALAAKVAANSLVLLKNDPVAGTKAPLLPADPAKLGSVVVVGDLANKVTLGGYSGEPALQVNAVQGITTAVKAARPDATVTFDACGTSTGTTTAASCSADTLAALKTADLVVVFAGTDGNVATEGRDRTTIAMPGNYDSLLDLVKAAGNPRTALAVQSAGAVSLGHAAGIPGIVFSAYNGESQGTALADVLFGRQNPSGHLNFTWYADDSQLPDMKNYGLTPSQTGGLGRTYQYFTGTPAYPFGHGLSYTKFAFSRVHADTRAVDANGRVTVHVDVTNTGTTPGAAVAQLYAATAFGVPGVELPRQRLAGFEKTKVLAPGQTQHVAFPVRIADLSFWDEAKRREVVYPGAYRFGVGADSGHLAGTATVAVTGALQPKTKYVTVQPGQVVFPPGQRLDLTAKNPWIADVTSQAAQHTPADHIVEAVHDDQSFVDLSRARIGYRSSDPRVAQVSRTGQVTMVAPGVATISVTVDGVTGSTPVVVEQPFTLSAPAQVKAGTTYTATTTLPNPAGARPLRDVALTLAVPTGWTAKATSPSTFATVPAGQTVGTTWEIGVPASAQPGKFDVSAQATFTSANGRGTAVDATTVLLPHPPYPSLAAARNNVGISDDATPGAGNFDGGNASFSAQALAAAAPSLTPGATFTHNGLTFTWPDVRPGEPDNVVAGSSAGGQTIALSGSGTTLGLIGAGDYGSPSGTATVTYTDGTTESHSVSFADWWSNAATGGDILTTLPYLNNSNGRLDQRVSLYYAPIPLQPGKTVQYLTLPDISDGANMGTAAMHIFTVAIG
- a CDS encoding tannase/feruloyl esterase family alpha/beta hydrolase; this encodes MRATVVAAAVVLAASVPATASAATPECTGLAGVRIPASVISLPTSGGLVTAASVTGESCRVDADLYPVDPAAPAIKLRVALPRVWNHKALMFGGGGYNGTIPDVAANVPFGPADRPAPLARGYATFASDSGHQQNPASPPSLDGSFGTNDEALVNFAAGDALKKTRDASLFLIRRAYGATPAEVFFAGGSTGGREALVVAQRWPAAFDGVISAYPAWNNLAEILDLGYLAQVLSRPGAFPGPAKQTLVYDSVIRACDGRDGVTDGVVSNPGCRFDPRVLRCPGGADTGPSCLSDAQIGAVTAMSSPFRWPYRIASGETQYPGFPFLSGADMRTPFLGFGTTAPAAPMPVTSGYGMQYWDQWVKYFLTRDPGRNGLDIDPRRPGEWLGRISALSLVEDRNNADLRPFARAGGKLILLHGAADELVSPYSTSDYYSRVRSVAGPSLTDAFLRYYVVPGANHASFGTPAFAAGWDSLSALERWVDTGRAPADQVVTDLAHQRTRPLCAYPGWPRYRGGDPAAAASFACVR